A window from Nitrosopumilus adriaticus encodes these proteins:
- a CDS encoding InlB B-repeat-containing protein: MKSNLKLICISMMLFTILYVSSIDQVLADHKIGDDVLHKDLYELKVKSSPPGLHIDGSGFYEENTWVVIGTAQEKWGAYEFVRWTVNNEWVDGNPINVLMDEDVTAIATYSIHPAQKQSSINFLEDSSSGTTYDLRIISPYGKAIGSGTYDAGEIVDFSVSEKYVYDENDPGIRYAFSEWSDGFTSNLKTNFIKIDEDKTITATWDTQYRLEILDSTQNNKIINTSWHNANATAPLVMSVVDTTSDGKVKRTINEWVSSGSNFAEINEPTEPITSVKMENPYSISIDWKDQYYLNVKSKYGVVEGSGFYDKDDVVVASIDATTQESGIPGERLVFDGWSGDVHSDGKNVQVIMNEPKSIEGIWKKQYLLTIISEYGVGSGTNWYDEGSVAKFGTSIPRDPAGMWQQTSFQGWSGDAEVVSTSGSILMNGPKTITAKWTVDHTIAYLNIGIISSVVIGGLFVYKKLKQMDSQRKRSTEEIVESIKEKRGKKSGLGKILGGKLNFGKDTFAIENKDYEIVLENAESEKKILLEKTQELRDNIEEEKKNIQKKSNQLDHRLSQIEFEQKESEIEFEKKKLEEKTRMLEKNLADVEDEKKNILREKEKLEKNLAEAKFEKTKNLINLENHIDEVNLQKKNLSEKTEKLEQSLKDVEREKKNITQEKIDLVIKLRSIEEQKNGVIEKLEQKAQEIELKRKELEIDLKRKSAELDIQKRKLSQKTSELEKSIAEVELQKQSLSQKKESLEDSITDIVLQKKKITSDFESKEQFFDFERKSRIKRITDLENKLAKAESEKKRAEIELKTNLSAIELTKQKISQKTEQLDKNLTDVEQQKRGILFEKEQLEKNLTAVELERNILYQKTSELEAKISEINNQKKTHATEIKKNFAAIELQKQAALQKIQELEKKILDVETEKKNVSRNFERKESEIESIKSNLKQKTLQLEEDLATINLQKKNLSEQTKKIEQTLVDVETEKENVLQEKRNLEDSLAKLEYEKKKCAVELEKSISNIDLEKRKAIIKLENEVAEVNLQKKSLSEKMIQLDKSLEEVNLEKKQLHEKITQLNKNLKEVDLAKNETASKLESMTASFELENKSKLLDIQRKENEIQFTKQDLDNKNKQLESSLTEVNLQKKNLNLQKIELENKLGKIDLEKKKLSSELERKESAIETEEKRLGQKIWDLEKRIANFSLERKISSIELEKKKIYAELERKELLINLEKEHLSQRKADLEKSIAAIEIEKDILPSETQLQKNSKLNRKNVSAKSKDLENIIAEIELARKISSAELERKESVILLQKKNLDEETEILKKRISGLEVERKISSVQIERIESEIQLEKKKLEHQTREIGKATSKNINLSKNVLTSYSTEYDSNSYEKFREWSSVLEDQISVNEPSDNERSVSYSGDNQ, translated from the coding sequence ATGAAATCAAATCTCAAATTAATCTGTATTTCTATGATGTTATTTACAATATTGTATGTTTCATCAATCGACCAAGTCTTAGCTGATCATAAAATTGGTGATGATGTATTACATAAGGATCTTTATGAATTAAAAGTAAAATCTTCTCCCCCTGGTTTGCACATTGATGGTTCAGGTTTTTATGAAGAAAATACATGGGTTGTGATTGGTACTGCTCAAGAAAAATGGGGAGCATATGAATTTGTTAGATGGACAGTAAATAATGAATGGGTGGATGGAAACCCAATTAATGTTTTAATGGATGAAGATGTCACTGCCATTGCAACATATTCTATACATCCTGCACAAAAACAATCAAGTATTAACTTTTTAGAAGATTCAAGTAGTGGCACAACATATGATTTGAGAATAATATCTCCATATGGAAAAGCAATTGGCAGTGGAACATATGATGCTGGAGAGATTGTAGATTTTAGTGTATCTGAAAAATATGTTTATGATGAAAATGATCCTGGAATACGTTATGCATTTTCAGAATGGAGTGATGGATTTACCTCCAACTTGAAAACTAATTTTATAAAAATAGATGAAGATAAAACGATTACTGCAACTTGGGACACTCAATATAGGTTAGAAATATTGGATTCAACTCAAAATAATAAAATTATTAACACCAGCTGGCATAATGCAAATGCAACTGCCCCTTTAGTTATGAGTGTAGTTGATACTACATCTGATGGAAAAGTCAAAAGAACAATAAATGAATGGGTCAGCAGTGGCTCTAATTTTGCTGAAATCAATGAGCCTACAGAACCCATTACTAGTGTAAAAATGGAGAATCCTTACTCCATCTCTATAGATTGGAAAGATCAATACTATCTCAATGTAAAAAGTAAGTATGGTGTAGTTGAAGGAAGTGGATTTTATGATAAAGATGATGTGGTTGTAGCCTCAATAGATGCAACAACTCAAGAATCGGGAATTCCGGGAGAAAGATTAGTTTTTGATGGTTGGAGTGGTGATGTACATTCTGATGGTAAAAATGTTCAAGTCATCATGAATGAGCCAAAATCAATAGAGGGTATTTGGAAAAAACAGTATTTGTTAACAATAATTTCTGAATATGGGGTGGGAAGCGGAACAAATTGGTATGATGAGGGTAGTGTCGCAAAATTTGGAACAAGTATTCCAAGAGATCCTGCTGGAATGTGGCAGCAAACAAGTTTTCAAGGTTGGAGTGGAGATGCAGAAGTAGTATCTACAAGTGGTAGTATACTGATGAATGGACCAAAAACAATTACAGCTAAATGGACTGTAGATCATACAATAGCATATTTGAATATTGGAATCATATCCAGTGTTGTAATCGGAGGACTCTTTGTATATAAAAAACTTAAACAAATGGATAGTCAAAGAAAACGCTCTACAGAAGAAATAGTTGAATCAATAAAAGAAAAAAGAGGGAAAAAATCTGGATTAGGTAAAATTTTAGGGGGGAAATTAAATTTTGGAAAAGATACATTTGCAATTGAAAATAAAGACTATGAAATTGTATTGGAAAATGCTGAATCAGAGAAGAAAATCTTATTGGAGAAAACTCAGGAATTAAGAGATAATATAGAAGAAGAAAAGAAAAACATACAGAAAAAATCCAATCAATTAGATCATAGATTGTCGCAAATAGAATTTGAACAAAAAGAATCAGAAATAGAATTTGAAAAAAAGAAATTAGAAGAAAAAACTAGGATGTTAGAAAAAAATCTGGCTGATGTTGAAGATGAAAAGAAAAATATATTGCGGGAAAAGGAAAAACTAGAAAAAAACCTAGCTGAGGCAAAATTTGAAAAGACTAAAAATTTAATTAATCTTGAAAATCACATTGATGAGGTAAACCTACAAAAGAAAAATCTATCTGAAAAAACTGAGAAACTAGAACAATCTCTTAAAGATGTTGAACGTGAAAAGAAAAACATAACTCAAGAAAAAATAGATCTGGTGATCAAACTACGAAGTATTGAAGAACAAAAAAATGGTGTTATAGAGAAACTGGAACAAAAAGCACAAGAGATTGAACTTAAAAGAAAAGAATTAGAAATCGATCTTAAAAGAAAATCAGCAGAGTTAGATATTCAAAAAAGGAAATTATCCCAAAAAACAAGTGAACTTGAAAAAAGTATTGCTGAAGTAGAATTACAAAAACAAAGTTTATCTCAGAAAAAAGAAAGTTTGGAAGATAGTATAACGGACATTGTATTACAAAAGAAAAAAATCACTTCAGACTTTGAAAGCAAAGAGCAATTTTTTGATTTTGAAAGAAAGTCTAGAATTAAAAGAATTACTGACTTGGAAAATAAATTGGCAAAAGCAGAATCAGAAAAAAAGCGAGCTGAAATCGAGCTAAAAACAAATTTATCTGCCATTGAACTGACAAAACAAAAAATTTCACAAAAAACTGAACAATTGGACAAAAATCTAACTGATGTAGAACAACAAAAGCGGGGAATTTTGTTTGAAAAAGAACAACTTGAGAAAAATCTCACCGCAGTTGAACTAGAGCGGAATATACTATATCAAAAAACTAGTGAATTAGAAGCAAAAATATCTGAAATAAATAATCAGAAAAAAACACATGCAACTGAAATAAAGAAAAATTTTGCTGCAATTGAACTTCAAAAACAGGCTGCTTTACAAAAAATACAAGAACTCGAAAAAAAAATTCTAGATGTAGAAACTGAAAAGAAAAATGTCTCTAGAAACTTTGAAAGAAAAGAATCTGAAATTGAATCAATTAAAAGTAACTTGAAACAAAAGACTTTACAACTTGAGGAAGATCTTGCAACAATAAACCTACAAAAGAAAAATTTATCTGAACAAACCAAAAAAATTGAACAAACTCTTGTAGATGTAGAAACTGAAAAGGAAAATGTCCTACAAGAAAAAAGAAATCTAGAGGATAGTTTAGCTAAACTTGAATATGAAAAAAAGAAATGCGCTGTTGAATTAGAAAAAAGTATTAGTAATATTGATCTAGAAAAAAGAAAAGCAATAATTAAACTTGAAAACGAGGTTGCAGAAGTAAATCTTCAGAAAAAGAGCTTATCAGAAAAAATGATTCAACTGGATAAAAGTCTTGAAGAAGTAAATTTGGAAAAGAAACAATTACATGAAAAAATTACTCAGTTAAATAAAAATTTGAAAGAAGTGGATCTTGCAAAGAATGAAACGGCCTCTAAATTGGAAAGCATGACTGCTTCATTTGAATTAGAAAATAAAAGTAAATTACTTGATATTCAAAGAAAGGAAAATGAAATTCAATTTACAAAACAAGATCTAGATAATAAAAATAAACAACTTGAAAGTAGTCTTACAGAAGTAAACCTACAAAAGAAAAATCTTAATTTACAAAAAATTGAACTTGAAAATAAATTAGGGAAAATAGATCTAGAAAAGAAAAAACTCTCATCAGAACTTGAACGAAAAGAATCTGCTATTGAAACAGAAGAAAAGAGACTAGGTCAAAAAATCTGGGATTTGGAAAAGCGAATAGCTAATTTCTCGCTCGAAAGAAAGATTTCCTCAATAGAACTTGAAAAAAAGAAAATTTATGCAGAACTTGAAAGAAAAGAGTTGCTAATTAATCTTGAAAAAGAGCATCTTTCTCAAAGAAAAGCAGATTTGGAAAAAAGTATTGCGGCAATTGAGATAGAGAAGGATATTTTACCTTCAGAAACTCAGTTACAGAAAAATTCAAAATTAAACAGAAAAAATGTTTCTGCCAAATCTAAAGATTTGGAAAATATTATTGCAGAAATAGAACTTGCTCGAAAGATTTCATCTGCAGAACTTGAAAGAAAAGAATCTGTTATTCTTCTACAAAAGAAAAATTTGGATGAGGAAACTGAAATTTTGAAAAAGAGAATTTCAGGTTTGGAAGTTGAGAGGAAAATCTCTTCAGTTCAAATAGAAAGAATAGAATCAGAAATTCAACTCGAAAAGAAAAAATTGGAACACCAAACAAGAGAAATTGGAAAAGCAACTTCTAAAAATATTAATTTATCAAAGAATGTTTTGACTTCTTATTCTACTGAGTATGATTCTAATTCATATGAAAAGTTTAGAGAATGGTCTAGTGTTCTTGAGGATCAAATATCTGTAAATGAACCATCTGATAATGAAAGATCTGTTTCCTACTCTGGTGATAATCAATGA
- a CDS encoding signal peptidase I, whose amino-acid sequence MKHNKVKVAFLLCLLPIVIYFWPAQLHGDTTYIMLVGNSMYPVIESGTFVVLKQDQKYIIGDIIGFVNEEEKNVVHRIVKQTDEGFITKGDNNRKNDPGIVPVDEVIGRTIFVIPYVGYTSLFLQTPIGISIFGIWALIMYSKNKDKQSKKNHTESFVIYKIGIISVLINFVLTQAVLGFDIRLAKTMNIPLSNYLEPSIANSASFGLLVMSFIMLYVFSRKIQNNKSDDIKPLKLIFALGGIMLLVLQAMSAMNTIPILIKILNENELIPPLF is encoded by the coding sequence ATGAAACACAATAAAGTTAAAGTGGCTTTTTTGTTATGTCTACTACCTATTGTTATATATTTTTGGCCAGCACAATTACACGGCGATACAACTTACATTATGCTTGTAGGAAACAGTATGTATCCAGTTATAGAAAGCGGAACATTTGTTGTTCTTAAGCAAGATCAAAAATACATCATAGGTGACATCATAGGATTTGTAAATGAGGAAGAAAAAAATGTAGTACATAGAATTGTAAAGCAAACGGATGAAGGGTTCATCACAAAAGGGGACAATAATAGAAAAAATGATCCAGGAATAGTTCCAGTAGACGAAGTTATTGGGAGAACAATTTTTGTTATTCCATATGTTGGATACACATCGCTATTTTTACAAACTCCAATCGGAATTTCAATTTTTGGGATATGGGCATTAATCATGTATTCTAAGAACAAAGATAAACAAAGTAAAAAAAATCATACAGAGAGCTTTGTAATTTATAAGATTGGAATTATTTCAGTGCTAATAAATTTTGTTTTAACTCAGGCAGTTTTAGGATTTGATATCAGACTTGCAAAAACTATGAACATACCACTATCAAATTATCTTGAGCCATCTATTGCTAATTCAGCATCATTTGGGTTGTTAGTTATGTCATTTATTATGCTCTATGTGTTTTCAAGAAAAATTCAAAATAATAAAAGTGATGATATCAAACCTTTAAAATTAATTTTTGCTCTAGGTGGCATAATGTTGCTCGTACTGCAAGCAATGAGTGCAATGAACACCATTCCAATTTTAATAAAAATCTTGAATGAAAATGAATTGATCCCACCCCTTTTTTAG
- a CDS encoding sensor histidine kinase — protein sequence MRKYIVRKNFDQNNLDELNVPNRSVFFEKKKGAKILSKEDQKLNNQKQTNSTNPPEDQYVVNTNPDEEILSTEAKKIFDESLSAMEEYDKKRLDNIYNQLSTEKKISKELNEKLHKNLSKIASAELELVKKKNQLEKDLDDKTKQLIDSERFAAIGQLSGKLAHELRTPLTVIKGSVGVMKHKKGELIDDSIIQKLELMEESIYRMNNQVEKVLNFVQKYPLNKKEESLRNIIQRSVSLLRKNTNITILTPKNDIKFNCDPIKMEVVIGNMLLNAIQAIENEIGQIIIEISESSDSINITIQDSGKGIPEDLGEQIFSPLVSSKMNGTGLGLSSVKNIVEQHGGVINFKNNPTTFTISFPK from the coding sequence ATGCGTAAATATATTGTTAGGAAGAATTTTGATCAAAATAACCTTGATGAATTAAATGTTCCAAACAGATCAGTCTTCTTTGAAAAAAAGAAAGGTGCTAAAATACTATCTAAAGAAGATCAAAAATTAAATAACCAAAAACAAACTAACTCTACAAATCCGCCTGAAGATCAATATGTTGTAAATACAAACCCTGATGAAGAAATTCTTAGCACTGAGGCAAAAAAAATCTTTGACGAATCCTTGTCTGCAATGGAAGAATATGATAAAAAAAGACTTGATAACATTTACAATCAACTATCAACAGAAAAAAAAATCTCTAAAGAACTCAATGAAAAACTACACAAAAATTTATCTAAAATTGCATCTGCAGAATTAGAATTAGTTAAGAAAAAAAATCAATTAGAAAAAGATCTTGATGATAAAACAAAACAATTAATCGATTCTGAACGATTTGCTGCAATTGGACAATTGTCTGGCAAACTGGCTCATGAGTTACGTACTCCGTTAACTGTCATTAAGGGTTCTGTGGGTGTTATGAAGCATAAAAAGGGTGAGCTAATAGATGACTCTATCATTCAAAAATTGGAATTGATGGAAGAATCCATCTATCGAATGAATAATCAGGTTGAAAAAGTATTGAATTTTGTTCAAAAATATCCTTTAAATAAAAAAGAAGAGTCACTAAGAAACATAATTCAGAGATCCGTATCTTTACTTAGAAAAAACACAAACATTACAATTCTAACTCCAAAAAATGACATCAAATTCAATTGTGATCCAATTAAAATGGAGGTAGTCATAGGCAATATGCTCTTAAATGCAATTCAAGCAATAGAAAATGAAATTGGTCAAATAATTATTGAAATTAGTGAATCATCTGATTCAATTAACATCACTATTCAAGATTCAGGTAAAGGAATTCCAGAAGATCTTGGGGAGCAAATTTTCTCCCCTCTAGTTTCTTCAAAAATGAATGGAACTGGATTGGGATTATCAAGTGTAAAAAATATTGTAGAACAACATGGTGGAGTGATCAATTTCAAAAATAATCCTACTACATTTACTATTAGTTTTCCAAAATAA
- a CDS encoding citrate synthase, which translates to METKNIGLRGIEVADTRISNIDGEKGKLIYRGFDILDLTENSSFEETAYLLLYDDLPTKTQLDEFNAKLVDARYIPKQMQKNMGNWRKDADPMDMLQAFVAALAGYYDEEFANKEASYEKAINLIAKVPTIVASWHRIRNGLDPVEPDSSLSHAANFLYMMFGEKPDSEVEKIFDVCLILHADHTFNASTFTARQVASTRAHMYSASSAAIGALSGELHGGANTEVMKMLLEIEEIGKVEEWIKEKMKNNERIMGMGHAVYKTYDPRAQVLKELSRKLATKTKDPWFDITEKVETVTISEMKSQKNRDIYPNVDLYSASLYYMLKIPMDLNTPIFAISRVVGWAAHIIEEKFAEAAPKPALYRPKATYVGKYCGPEGCEYKTLDLRK; encoded by the coding sequence ATGGAAACTAAGAACATTGGCTTGCGAGGAATCGAAGTTGCAGATACCAGAATATCTAATATTGATGGAGAAAAAGGCAAGCTAATTTATCGTGGATTTGACATTTTAGATCTTACAGAAAATTCCTCATTTGAGGAAACAGCATATTTGCTACTTTATGATGATCTACCAACCAAGACTCAACTGGACGAATTTAATGCAAAATTAGTTGATGCAAGATACATTCCTAAACAGATGCAGAAAAACATGGGGAACTGGAGAAAAGACGCAGATCCTATGGACATGTTGCAAGCATTCGTAGCTGCACTTGCAGGGTATTATGATGAGGAATTTGCAAACAAAGAAGCTAGTTATGAAAAGGCAATTAACCTCATTGCAAAAGTTCCCACAATTGTTGCTAGTTGGCACAGAATAAGAAATGGTTTAGATCCTGTTGAGCCAGATTCCTCACTAAGTCACGCTGCAAATTTTTTGTACATGATGTTTGGAGAAAAGCCAGACTCAGAGGTTGAAAAAATATTTGACGTGTGTCTTATTCTTCATGCTGATCATACTTTCAATGCATCAACATTTACTGCCAGACAAGTTGCATCAACTAGGGCACATATGTATTCAGCATCCAGTGCTGCAATCGGAGCATTAAGTGGAGAGCTTCACGGTGGAGCCAATACTGAAGTTATGAAGATGTTATTAGAAATTGAAGAGATTGGAAAAGTTGAAGAATGGATAAAAGAAAAGATGAAAAACAATGAAAGAATTATGGGTATGGGGCATGCAGTTTACAAGACATATGATCCCAGAGCACAGGTGCTAAAAGAACTATCAAGAAAACTTGCAACAAAAACTAAAGACCCATGGTTTGACATTACAGAAAAAGTAGAAACTGTAACTATTTCTGAAATGAAATCTCAAAAAAATAGAGACATCTATCCCAATGTAGACTTGTACAGTGCATCATTATATTACATGTTAAAAATTCCAATGGATCTTAACACGCCAATTTTTGCAATTTCAAGAGTTGTCGGATGGGCAGCCCACATCATTGAAGAAAAATTTGCAGAGGCAGCACCAAAACCAGCATTATACAGACCAAAGGCCACATACGTTGGAAAATATTGTGGTCCTGAGGGCTGCGAATACAAAACACTCGATTTGAGAAAATAA
- a CDS encoding DHHA1 domain-containing protein — translation MAASKTKKPSTKKAVKKIVKKTVVKKVTKKPSAKKSTKTKVKKSVKPKRSKVICISHKEDCDGISSAAIIRQAFGGDAILVDYPGQMEALNQVVLDEKLKSLFICDLGLSKKTQDEFIDIMTTLRKNKVSVTYIDHHDVDPNVVKALNKIKVKVIHDINECTAVLAYTAFKSKLNDHASFVAACAAITDYMESRPIGSKLLQIYDRQFALISATVLTYNIVGHQKEPDYLLYLVEELADSKFPHAIPNTFEFAQIQVEKLSQMIAKVKQGMKTMKNLGYMEILDAGASGAVNFVMGLSGKDVGVAYKERIDHGIYAVSVRGSKDCKVHLGKIVNNLATSLGGSGGGHDKACGAVIPKPKIKKFITELNKKIK, via the coding sequence TTGGCAGCATCAAAAACTAAAAAACCTTCAACTAAAAAAGCAGTAAAAAAGATAGTTAAAAAAACAGTGGTAAAAAAAGTTACTAAAAAACCATCTGCAAAAAAATCTACTAAAACTAAAGTAAAAAAATCTGTAAAGCCAAAACGAAGTAAAGTAATTTGTATTTCTCATAAAGAAGACTGTGATGGAATTAGTTCTGCTGCAATAATTCGACAAGCATTTGGCGGAGATGCAATTCTTGTTGACTATCCTGGACAAATGGAAGCATTAAATCAAGTAGTTTTAGATGAAAAATTAAAATCATTATTTATCTGTGATTTGGGTCTAAGTAAAAAAACACAAGATGAGTTTATTGACATCATGACAACTCTGAGGAAAAATAAAGTCTCTGTAACTTACATTGATCATCATGATGTTGATCCTAATGTTGTCAAAGCACTAAACAAAATCAAAGTAAAAGTAATTCATGACATCAATGAATGTACTGCTGTTCTAGCTTACACTGCTTTCAAATCTAAATTAAATGATCATGCATCCTTTGTTGCAGCTTGTGCTGCAATCACTGATTATATGGAATCAAGACCGATAGGTTCCAAATTATTACAAATCTATGATCGACAATTTGCATTGATTAGTGCAACTGTTCTAACATACAATATAGTGGGACATCAAAAAGAACCTGATTATCTGTTGTACTTGGTTGAAGAATTGGCAGACTCTAAATTTCCTCATGCTATACCTAACACATTTGAATTTGCACAAATTCAAGTTGAAAAACTATCTCAGATGATCGCCAAAGTAAAACAAGGAATGAAGACCATGAAAAACCTAGGTTACATGGAAATACTTGATGCAGGCGCTAGCGGTGCTGTTAACTTTGTTATGGGTTTGTCTGGAAAGGACGTAGGTGTGGCATACAAAGAACGTATAGATCATGGCATTTACGCAGTATCTGTTCGTGGTTCTAAAGATTGCAAAGTGCATTTGGGAAAAATTGTTAATAATCTTGCAACTAGTCTTGGAGGGTCAGGTGGAGGCCATGATAAAGCATGTGGTGCTGTAATACCAAAACCAAAAATAAAAAAATTCATCACAGAATTGAATAAAAAAATCAAATAA
- a CDS encoding RidA family protein, protein MIEEKIESLGIKLPTPPTPAGSYVPVIKTGNLLFISGQIPMEDGKVIFTGKVSDENLEIAQKSARMCAINIISQIKREVGDLDKVSKIVRLSGFVNSVPDFTQQPKIINHASDLLFEIFGEKGKHSRIAVGVASLPLNSMTEIDAIVEITD, encoded by the coding sequence TTGATTGAGGAAAAAATAGAGTCGTTAGGGATTAAACTACCAACACCTCCAACGCCTGCAGGTTCATATGTTCCAGTAATTAAAACTGGGAATTTGTTATTCATTTCAGGACAAATTCCAATGGAGGACGGCAAAGTAATTTTTACAGGAAAAGTCTCAGACGAAAATTTGGAAATAGCCCAGAAATCAGCCAGAATGTGTGCAATTAACATTATTTCCCAAATAAAAAGAGAAGTAGGAGATTTGGATAAAGTTTCAAAAATAGTCAGATTATCAGGTTTCGTCAATTCTGTTCCAGATTTTACCCAGCAACCCAAAATAATCAATCATGCATCAGATTTACTTTTTGAGATATTTGGTGAAAAAGGAAAACATTCTAGAATTGCTGTAGGGGTTGCAAGCCTGCCATTAAATTCGATGACCGAGATTGATGCAATAGTGGAAATTACAGATTAG
- a CDS encoding response regulator transcription factor — MGLNVLVVDDSPFMRQSIKEVFRYMKIDSVIEAKNGMDAVRAFRKYKPALVTIDYEMPGLNGIETAAKIREMDKNVKMLIVTSIKSNMIAVKSGKIPQLGYITKPIDPIMVKNELAKLQ, encoded by the coding sequence ATGGGATTAAACGTGCTTGTCGTAGATGACTCACCATTTATGAGGCAAAGTATCAAGGAAGTATTTCGATATATGAAGATAGATTCTGTAATAGAGGCAAAAAACGGCATGGATGCAGTTAGAGCATTTAGGAAGTATAAACCAGCTCTAGTGACAATTGATTATGAGATGCCAGGATTAAACGGAATTGAGACGGCTGCAAAAATTAGAGAAATGGATAAAAACGTAAAGATGTTAATCGTCACATCCATCAAATCAAACATGATAGCAGTTAAGAGTGGAAAAATTCCTCAGTTAGGATACATTACAAAACCAATCGACCCAATAATGGTAAAAAATGAATTAGCCAAACTGCAATAA
- a CDS encoding TrmB family transcriptional regulator: MVNENVLTVSLEEFGLSKYEAQAYVSLISKGTVSASELAYYSEIPRTKIYPTLLKLENKKLAIISKSKPIMCTAIAPEDAFDGIIHEQINKVNAMNSLVSNLKKASEESRKTRGSEEKRYFHVSANNVLSQLQTMIEGSKSSIKIMTDQWGFGLLAECKDQLVSVARRNLDIKILVSPSQICSEAYRKIPDGIEIRASEITQNCFMFDETELLLVNNDNGKGAIFSSTDILASNQEKVFASIWKIAIKTKALADMTKTEAQEIYKIIKTVNEIGLTYILNATMVSKRPESDIFKLLEKNGISFKSKSLDDVIEIMDAIVQITCSGHVNFEANTKNITVESKLNSGHSLPWVSILDGCLQKQGYKTRTIYQSNSNKGEKVHIKIIKN; encoded by the coding sequence ATGGTAAATGAAAATGTGCTTACAGTGAGTTTGGAAGAATTTGGATTAAGTAAATATGAAGCACAAGCATATGTATCCCTTATTTCAAAGGGCACAGTTTCAGCTAGTGAATTGGCATATTATTCAGAGATTCCCAGAACAAAAATTTATCCAACATTACTGAAATTAGAAAATAAAAAACTAGCAATAATTTCAAAAAGTAAACCAATTATGTGCACTGCAATTGCTCCAGAAGATGCTTTTGACGGGATTATTCATGAGCAAATCAACAAAGTAAATGCGATGAATTCATTGGTATCAAACTTGAAAAAAGCAAGTGAGGAAAGTAGAAAAACTAGAGGTTCTGAAGAAAAAAGATATTTTCATGTCAGTGCAAATAATGTTTTGTCACAGCTCCAAACAATGATTGAAGGTTCTAAATCATCAATTAAGATCATGACAGATCAGTGGGGTTTTGGATTACTAGCTGAATGCAAAGACCAATTAGTTTCAGTTGCACGAAGGAATCTTGATATTAAAATTCTGGTTTCACCATCTCAAATTTGTTCAGAAGCATATAGGAAGATTCCTGACGGAATTGAAATCAGAGCATCAGAAATCACACAAAATTGTTTTATGTTTGATGAAACAGAGTTGCTTTTAGTAAATAACGACAATGGTAAAGGGGCAATTTTTTCATCCACAGATATTCTTGCTTCAAATCAGGAAAAAGTATTTGCAAGTATTTGGAAAATTGCCATCAAAACCAAAGCATTAGCAGATATGACAAAAACAGAAGCCCAAGAAATTTATAAAATAATTAAAACGGTGAATGAAATTGGTTTAACATACATTCTAAATGCCACAATGGTATCAAAAAGACCAGAATCAGACATATTCAAACTATTAGAAAAGAATGGCATTTCATTCAAATCAAAATCACTAGATGATGTAATTGAGATAATGGATGCAATAGTGCAAATTACATGTTCAGGACATGTGAATTTTGAAGCAAATACAAAAAACATTACTGTAGAATCAAAGTTGAACAGTGGTCATTCATTGCCCTGGGTTTCAATTTTAGATGGATGTCTTCAAAAGCAAGGATACAAAACTAGAACAATATATCAAAGTAATTCAAATAAAGGCGAAAAGGTACACATTAAAATTATTAAAAACTGA